The DNA region ATCGATCATTATGATGAAACAGATTCGGTAGTATTTGAGAATGATAGGGCATATTTTAAGTTTAATGATTCGGATATTACTAACTATATTGTTAATAACTGGTGGACAAAAAATATTGTATTTACAGAAGCGGAAAAAAAGATTATGCATGATTATACCTATAACCAAGCTACTCCAATAAATACAGCAATCGAAACTGTCAAAGGAGATATTGAACAACTATCTCCCGAAATAAAGCAACAGGTTGTTTTGCTAGATCAAGCAACCCATAAACTGGCAATTCCTTGGGATATTATTGTTTATCGCTATGTGTATGAAACTTTTTTATTAGACTTAGGACTAACTCAGTCTGACTTAAATCAATATTATAAGGATAAGCGGTTTGATCCAGAGATATTGAGCAAAATAAAATCTGGGACTCAATATAAAAAATATAGTTTTATGAGTACTACTGCATTAAAATACGGAGCACTAACACACAGGCCTATAGAGCTACGATTGAGAGTTAAGCAAGGAAGTTATGCAGCATTTGTTGCACCCTATTCCTATTTTCCTTCAGAGCTTGAATTTCTCTTCCCAAGAGGAGGTCAATTGGAGGTGATAGGAGCCTACTTGTCGGAAGACAATAAAAGATTGAATATAGAAGTTCACTTTAAGGGGAGTTTATAAGTTATACTAACTTATGGAGGCTGGTCAAAAAAAGTCAATTTTAGTCAATCGTTGCGGAGAATTATCTGAAAAAAAGCAAGGATTTCCAATAAATGCATTATTTTTTATGCATAAATATTGAAATATTCAGGTAATGAATGAGAGGGAAGGTTGCTGGATTCACAGGTCAGATTCGATTAAGTGAGCTTAAATTAAGGCTCATTGGTTCTGGATACTGTAAAAAGGCATAAATGTAATTATATACAATAAAAATAGCAATAGTGAATTAGGGAATAAGTTTAAAAGAAATCAATCTAAAAAACATGCAAATGATTTTTTGATAGATTAAACAAAACACATATATAGAACGAATGAATAGGGGTAAATATTTTTTAATGCACTCTATTCATTCGTTTTTTGTCATTCAAGTATTCATTTC from Streptococcus ruminantium includes:
- a CDS encoding ADP-ribosyltransferase, translating into MNKKLHKLILTLLSIFFLFTEQNHVFAIDHYDETDSVVFENDRAYFKFNDSDITNYIVNNWWTKNIVFTEAEKKIMHDYTYNQATPINTAIETVKGDIEQLSPEIKQQVVLLDQATHKLAIPWDIIVYRYVYETFLLDLGLTQSDLNQYYKDKRFDPEILSKIKSGTQYKKYSFMSTTALKYGALTHRPIELRLRVKQGSYAAFVAPYSYFPSELEFLFPRGGQLEVIGAYLSEDNKRLNIEVHFKGSL